A genome region from Candidatus Zixiibacteriota bacterium includes the following:
- a CDS encoding flagellin encodes MSLRINNNIAAINAHRNLVLTEMNLSKSMEKLSSGYRINRAADNPAGLVISEQFRAQIAGLNRAIENSEGSINMIQTAEGALTELNNLLISMRELAIHAANEGFNDANQLAADQAEIDNAIKTIDRIAANTQFGTKKLLDGTKANIATITSSNSSLLAIKESNLATGTHSVTSTKTADSSATLNTTSLGLSVNSTVVPYNLSEGIHNIGVLQASAGATKTSGAIDLVDAFGNGVTFAAAATSAQITSGAPLGAAATASNAGTYTVVLNYQENGEAVSGAQTLSVTVADTETDANVVAAWNTAIANNAALTGKVTAELTAGNNIVFKSVNNGAQYSLALTDSTTTAVTAYFDFAAADSRGASMNTMAFTVKDAKNPTGHSATIAIAAAEYSSMTTLINEINTQLGATLELGTAATGVNNITAYLSGTNQIRFTTADEGSDYSVQVNSTGTGTGEAWNILQLTPDSIANTGTDALVSFDNYTTAITSVNYASTRNVTIANKADGATGRGTFGFTVATAANGVNVGNLLLDVSAARFDVRLDGGPATALTAGENTVVFNADRSQSVKFNLGLTSNGGTETINNTDQSLVFQIGANVGQTAKIGLPNMAASSLGRGWSGNMFTSLAQINVTTVQGAQDAQSLIDAAIDEVSTTRGTLGSFTKNTLESNLRNLRIASQNLASSESNIRDTDMAKEMSEFVKNQILLQAGTSMLAQANQIPKVILSLFGG; translated from the coding sequence ATGTCACTTCGAATTAACAACAATATTGCCGCCATCAACGCGCATCGCAACCTGGTGCTGACCGAAATGAACCTTTCCAAGTCGATGGAAAAGTTGTCATCCGGTTACCGGATTAACCGCGCCGCCGATAACCCGGCTGGTTTAGTTATATCCGAGCAGTTCCGGGCGCAGATTGCCGGTTTGAATCGTGCTATTGAAAACTCCGAAGGTTCAATAAATATGATTCAGACGGCGGAAGGGGCTCTCACCGAATTGAACAATCTTTTGATTTCGATGAGAGAACTGGCCATTCATGCCGCCAACGAAGGTTTCAATGATGCCAATCAGCTGGCCGCCGATCAGGCGGAAATAGACAATGCTATCAAGACGATTGATAGAATTGCCGCCAACACCCAGTTTGGTACGAAGAAGCTTCTCGACGGCACCAAGGCCAATATCGCCACCATTACGAGTTCCAACTCTTCACTGCTGGCCATTAAGGAAAGCAACCTGGCCACCGGCACGCACTCGGTGACCTCGACCAAGACGGCCGATTCGAGCGCCACTCTGAATACCACCTCGCTTGGTCTTTCCGTCAATTCGACGGTGGTGCCCTACAATCTATCCGAAGGAATCCATAATATTGGCGTTCTTCAGGCTTCAGCCGGCGCCACCAAGACTTCCGGTGCGATCGACCTGGTCGATGCTTTTGGTAATGGTGTTACCTTTGCGGCCGCCGCGACATCGGCCCAGATTACCTCGGGCGCTCCCCTCGGCGCCGCCGCTACGGCATCCAATGCCGGCACTTATACGGTCGTCCTGAACTATCAGGAAAATGGTGAGGCAGTCTCGGGTGCTCAGACTCTTTCCGTCACCGTTGCTGACACCGAAACCGACGCCAACGTTGTGGCCGCCTGGAATACGGCTATTGCCAACAACGCCGCTCTTACGGGTAAGGTCACAGCCGAATTGACCGCCGGGAACAATATTGTTTTCAAGTCGGTCAACAACGGCGCCCAGTATTCTCTGGCTCTGACTGATTCGACCACGACGGCCGTCACCGCCTATTTTGACTTTGCCGCGGCCGATTCACGCGGTGCCTCGATGAACACGATGGCTTTCACCGTGAAGGATGCCAAGAATCCGACCGGTCACAGCGCTACCATAGCCATCGCCGCCGCCGAGTACAGCTCGATGACGACGCTCATCAATGAGATCAACACTCAGCTGGGCGCCACCCTCGAACTGGGTACCGCCGCCACCGGCGTGAATAACATTACGGCGTATCTGAGCGGTACCAACCAGATCAGATTCACGACGGCTGATGAAGGCAGCGACTATAGCGTTCAGGTAAACAGTACCGGAACGGGCACTGGCGAAGCCTGGAACATTCTCCAGTTGACGCCCGATTCGATTGCTAACACCGGTACCGACGCTCTGGTGAGTTTTGACAATTACACTACTGCTATTACTTCGGTCAACTATGCTTCCACCAGAAACGTCACTATCGCCAACAAGGCCGACGGCGCTACCGGCCGCGGGACGTTTGGTTTCACCGTCGCCACCGCCGCCAATGGTGTCAATGTCGGCAACCTGTTGCTTGATGTTTCCGCGGCCCGGTTCGACGTCCGTCTGGACGGCGGCCCCGCCACGGCTTTAACGGCCGGCGAAAACACAGTCGTTTTCAACGCCGATCGCAGCCAGTCTGTTAAATTCAATCTTGGCCTCACCTCCAATGGCGGGACCGAGACTATCAACAATACCGACCAGTCGCTGGTCTTCCAGATTGGCGCCAATGTCGGGCAGACGGCTAAGATCGGTTTGCCGAATATGGCTGCTTCCTCACTGGGACGCGGCTGGTCCGGTAACATGTTCACTTCGCTGGCTCAGATCAACGTGACCACAGTGCAGGGTGCTCAGGATGCGCAGTCGCTCATCGACGCTGCCATCGACGAGGTTTCCACGACCAGAGGAACTCTGGGTAGTTTCACCAAGAATACTCTGGAATCGAACCTTCGTAACCTTCGCATCGCGTCTCAGAACCTGGCCTCTTCGGAGTCCAATATTCGCGATACCGACATGGCGAAAGAAATGTCGGAATTCGTGAAGAATCAGATTCTGCTGCAGGCCGGCACTTCGATGCTGGCTCAGGCCAATCAGATTCCAAAGGTCATCCTGTCCCTGTTTGGTGGTTAA